From the Mangifera indica cultivar Alphonso chromosome 10, CATAS_Mindica_2.1, whole genome shotgun sequence genome, one window contains:
- the LOC123227832 gene encoding RING-H2 finger protein ATL11-like produces the protein MAGDGGDLLDNVRGSIILVSVGSAALVLAISMAVSWCRSHVPTPSPPEPRGAFTPQNIEMASSFENSAAHPIPTHKYHKAIALAGDDGLCSVCLCEFEEGEELRTLPECLHSFHAPCIDMWLYSHQNCPMCRANALPSLQNFRQPGLVPVELESVMLQIVVQSRTRGLV, from the coding sequence ATGGCAGGTGACGGTGGGGACCTTTTGGATAACGTCAGAGGATCAATAATTCTCGTTAGCGTCGGCTCAGCTGCACTTGTGTTAGCAATCTCCATGGCCGTGAGTTGGTGCAGGAGTCACGTCCCCACCCCGAGCCCACCAGAACCCAGAGGCGCTTTTACGCCCCAAAACATTGAAATGGCGAGCAGCTTTGAGAACTCAGCCGCCCACCCCATCCCAACCCATAAATACCATAAGGCTATAGCCTTGGCCGGAGACGACGGCCTTTGCTCAGTGTGCCTGTGTGAATTTGAAGAGGGCGAGGAGCTGCGTACTTTGCCTGAATGTTTACACTCATTTCATGCCCCATGTATTGATATGTGGCTTTATTCTCATCAAAATTGCCCCATGTGTCGTGCCAACGCCCTGCCTTCACTGCAAAACTTTCGACAGCCGGGTCTCGTTCCTGTCGAATTGGAATCCGTTATGTTACAGATTGTTGTACAATCAAGAACCAGAGGGTTGGTTTGA